One genomic segment of Aquipluma nitroreducens includes these proteins:
- a CDS encoding sensor histidine kinase: protein MKHPLTHNYRLLGFYALFWATISVINIILQVLWYNVPLVYSLLDSGTNYVLYPLLGSSIWYSIRYNSPEEVSVGRLVIFHLIAASILCAIWVYISYAIYQPFIRDNNTYLKDGLPSKIFAGYVMYAIYLVFFYAVNYYQSLKEKIKKESEYKALIREAELQALKSQINPHFLFNSLNSISSLTVSNPEKAQEMVINLSTFMRYSLMHNEKEMVSFSRELENIKLYLSIEKVRFGKKLNAEFEIDTHCMEAEIPNMILQPLYENAIKYGVYETTDQVTIKTICNCEGNFLKIIIVNDYDASTIKRRGEGIGLRNIRKRMEIIYNSPDLMKVTDNKTNFEVQLIIPQKQAVS, encoded by the coding sequence ATGAAACATCCGTTAACCCACAATTATCGACTACTTGGATTTTATGCCTTGTTCTGGGCAACGATTAGTGTTATCAACATCATACTTCAAGTCCTTTGGTATAATGTGCCACTGGTCTATTCGCTTCTTGATTCAGGCACCAACTACGTTTTGTATCCATTACTTGGATCAAGCATCTGGTATTCTATCCGTTATAATAGTCCGGAAGAAGTTTCGGTTGGCCGGCTCGTCATTTTCCACCTCATTGCAGCTTCTATTTTATGTGCGATTTGGGTTTATATTAGTTATGCCATTTATCAGCCTTTCATTAGGGACAACAATACTTATCTGAAAGACGGACTTCCTTCCAAGATCTTTGCAGGCTATGTCATGTACGCCATTTACCTGGTCTTTTTCTATGCTGTAAATTATTATCAAAGCCTGAAGGAAAAAATCAAAAAAGAAAGCGAGTACAAAGCGCTCATCCGCGAAGCCGAATTGCAGGCATTGAAATCGCAAATCAATCCACATTTTCTGTTTAATAGTCTGAATTCCATTTCATCGCTTACGGTGAGTAATCCAGAGAAAGCACAGGAAATGGTGATCAACTTGTCGACTTTTATGCGTTATTCGCTAATGCATAACGAAAAGGAAATGGTTTCATTTTCCAGAGAACTGGAAAATATAAAACTTTACCTGAGCATCGAAAAAGTTCGTTTTGGCAAAAAGTTAAATGCTGAATTTGAAATTGATACCCATTGTATGGAAGCCGAAATCCCCAATATGATTTTACAGCCCCTGTATGAAAATGCAATCAAATACGGTGTTTATGAAACAACCGACCAGGTAACCATTAAAACAATCTGTAACTGCGAAGGCAACTTCCTGAAAATTATCATCGTAAACGATTACGATGCCAGCACCATCAAGCGAAGGGGCGAAGGAATTGGCCTGAGAAACATCCGGAAGCGCATGGAAATCATATACAACAGTCCGGATTTGATGAAAGTTACCGACAATAAAACCAACTTTGAAGTACAACTTATTATACCACAAAAACAAGCAGTGTCATGA
- a CDS encoding alanine dehydrogenase, with protein sequence MTEKERLTEHSVVGSTFMMPKEEMLEIRRKGKKIRIGIPSDKDKVEYRVALTPQAVELLVSYGHDILIEKGAGKAASYSDEEYLAAGAVVMDDRKEIFECDIILRVSPFDESEIDLLKGHQALISDLQINAHCAGSIGKLMQKKLTNIAYEYMEDEDGRKPIVQLMSQISGSTSVVLFNEYMSKSRGGKGVLLGSVTGISPTELVILGSGTAAEFAARAALGMGAIVKVFDESISSLRKLEEKLPQRIFTSLYYPKVVQKALKSADAVLGAMPISMPSPFRISEDMVKKMKPGSVIIDLNVSQGGCFETTRCTDLNNPSYIEHGVIHYCVPNLPAIVSRTASIALSNVLIPILISIGEIGGIDNYIKSSKSFRKGVYVYNGILTNSNLSEKFNIPYKDIDLLLAVY encoded by the coding sequence ATGACCGAAAAGGAAAGATTAACTGAACATTCCGTAGTTGGCTCAACATTCATGATGCCTAAGGAAGAAATGCTGGAAATCAGGCGAAAGGGCAAGAAGATCAGGATTGGAATTCCTTCGGACAAGGATAAAGTTGAGTATCGTGTTGCGCTGACTCCACAAGCTGTTGAACTGTTGGTTTCGTATGGTCACGATATATTGATTGAAAAAGGTGCGGGGAAAGCTGCCAGTTATAGCGATGAAGAGTATTTGGCTGCAGGAGCAGTAGTTATGGATGACCGAAAAGAAATATTTGAATGCGATATTATTCTACGTGTTTCGCCTTTCGATGAGTCCGAGATTGATTTACTAAAGGGGCACCAAGCCTTAATCTCCGACTTACAGATTAATGCTCATTGTGCAGGTTCAATAGGGAAGCTGATGCAAAAGAAATTGACAAATATTGCTTACGAATATATGGAGGACGAAGATGGTCGTAAGCCAATTGTTCAGCTTATGAGCCAGATTTCCGGGAGTACTTCCGTTGTTTTGTTTAACGAATACATGAGCAAATCGCGCGGCGGAAAGGGCGTGCTGTTGGGCAGTGTAACCGGAATTTCGCCTACCGAATTGGTTATCCTTGGCTCAGGTACCGCTGCTGAGTTTGCTGCGCGTGCGGCTCTCGGTATGGGCGCAATTGTTAAAGTTTTTGATGAGAGTATCAGTTCGCTGCGGAAACTGGAAGAGAAACTACCGCAACGCATTTTCACTTCATTGTATTATCCTAAAGTGGTTCAAAAAGCGCTCAAATCGGCTGATGCAGTTTTGGGTGCAATGCCAATATCGATGCCTTCTCCTTTCCGGATATCGGAAGATATGGTGAAAAAGATGAAACCGGGGTCGGTAATTATCGATTTGAATGTAAGTCAGGGAGGTTGTTTTGAAACAACACGATGTACCGATCTGAATAATCCATCGTACATCGAACATGGTGTAATTCATTATTGTGTTCCAAATCTTCCGGCGATTGTATCTCGCACAGCATCAATTGCCCTAAGCAATGTATTGATCCCTATTTTAATTTCCATTGGCGAAATTGGCGGGATCGATAATTACATTAAAAGCTCGAAGAGTTTCCGAAAGGGTGTTTATGTGTACAATGGAATTTTGACCAACTCAAACCTCTCTGAAAAATTCAATATTCCTTACAAAGACATCGATCTGTTACTGGCGGTGTATTAG
- a CDS encoding LytR/AlgR family response regulator transcription factor, with the protein MSEKLQTLIIEDEELARNLLRSYLKDHADIEVIGECENGFDGVKAINEKKPDLVFLDIQMPKITGFEMIELLDFKPQIIFTTAYDQYALKAFELNAVDYLLKPFSKDRLLAAIEKVQHRIANEEDNTEKLEELSNFRPGEEFIDRVVVKDRHKIHIITVDQIRYVESLDDYVMIYTNDGRHMKQKTMKYFETNLDPKNFIRIHRSYIVHVDHIAEIQQYEKESYIVILKDQNKTKLKVSKTGYKKIKEVLHF; encoded by the coding sequence ATGAGCGAAAAATTACAAACCCTTATTATTGAAGACGAAGAACTAGCTCGCAACCTTTTACGCTCCTACTTAAAAGACCATGCCGACATTGAAGTCATTGGCGAATGCGAAAACGGATTCGACGGAGTAAAAGCAATCAACGAAAAGAAACCCGATCTGGTTTTTCTGGATATTCAGATGCCCAAAATTACAGGTTTCGAGATGATTGAACTCCTCGATTTTAAGCCGCAGATTATTTTCACCACCGCATACGACCAATATGCACTTAAAGCTTTCGAGCTTAATGCCGTTGATTATTTACTGAAGCCGTTCTCGAAAGACCGCTTACTCGCTGCCATCGAAAAAGTTCAGCATCGTATTGCGAATGAAGAAGATAATACCGAAAAGCTCGAAGAGCTTTCGAATTTCCGCCCCGGCGAAGAATTTATTGACCGTGTGGTAGTTAAGGACCGGCATAAAATTCACATCATCACGGTTGACCAAATCAGGTACGTGGAGTCGCTCGACGATTATGTGATGATTTATACCAACGATGGCCGGCACATGAAGCAAAAAACGATGAAGTACTTCGAAACCAATCTCGACCCGAAAAACTTTATCCGGATTCACCGTTCATACATCGTCCATGTCGACCATATCGCTGAGATTCAGCAGTATGAAAAAGAATCGTACATCGTTATCCTGAAGGATCAAAATAAAACCAAGCTCAAAGTGAGCAAAACCGGCTACAAAAAGATTAAGGAAGTGCTGCATTTCTAA
- the pulA gene encoding type I pullulanase has product MTLYKKHKKTLMREWKFNGDDFLSYPYYGGNDLGVTYSKTHTTIRIWAPTANIVELRIYKQSQGGSAIRIDQFEQGENGTWIINLHGDLNGYFYTIRVNDNIGWLNETPGIDAKAVGINGHRGLIFDPEPTNPEGWDDDKRVHCDHATDAIIYELHVRDFSISPSSGITNKGKYLAFTESGTLSPDGLKTGVDHLKELGITHVHLLPVYDFFTVDEQAPHETYNWGYDPQNFNAPEGSYSTNPNTATRILELKMLVQALHKAGIGVIFDVVYNHTYHTRRSYFNQTVPGYYYRQKSNGTFSNASGCGNEMATERGMVHKFILDSLYYWATEFHADGFRFDLMGIYDLETMNQIRARMDSISPSILLYGEGWTADKSPLAETWRAVKTNVSRLYRVAVFNDDFRDGLKGNGFDPKSKGFVSGKTIQEENIKFGIAGACFHPQIVYGYVEHSKSPWATEPWQCVNYASCHDNYTLYDKLVLSSPEASEEEISRMILLAGALVLTSQGIPFLHAGTEMAYSKQGDHNSYKSADEINQIDWKRKKTYNQIFQYYQALINLRKTHPAFRMISADQIRKHLIFSSDYQPGVASYMLVNHANEDKWRTILLVFNGTRQPITFKLPDRIAWRVVARDTTINLESTKYISETEIEVSGISMLMLVED; this is encoded by the coding sequence ATGACTCTTTACAAAAAACATAAGAAAACCCTGATGAGAGAATGGAAATTTAATGGAGATGATTTTTTATCGTACCCTTACTACGGAGGCAATGACTTAGGCGTTACTTATTCCAAAACGCACACCACAATCAGGATTTGGGCACCAACCGCGAATATAGTCGAATTACGCATTTACAAGCAGTCGCAGGGAGGTTCTGCCATTCGGATCGACCAGTTTGAACAGGGTGAAAACGGAACCTGGATCATCAACCTACATGGCGATTTAAACGGATATTTTTATACCATCAGGGTAAACGACAACATTGGATGGCTAAACGAAACACCGGGAATCGACGCCAAGGCTGTTGGCATAAACGGGCATCGCGGTTTGATTTTTGATCCGGAACCAACAAATCCGGAAGGTTGGGACGATGACAAGAGAGTCCATTGTGATCATGCTACCGATGCCATAATCTACGAGTTGCACGTTCGCGATTTTTCAATTTCTCCATCTTCAGGAATAACGAATAAAGGGAAATATCTGGCATTTACCGAATCAGGAACACTTTCTCCTGATGGACTAAAAACTGGAGTCGATCATCTCAAAGAGCTTGGTATTACTCATGTTCACCTGTTACCGGTTTACGATTTCTTTACCGTTGACGAACAAGCTCCGCACGAAACCTACAACTGGGGTTATGATCCACAAAATTTCAATGCTCCTGAAGGAAGTTATTCAACCAATCCAAATACAGCTACACGCATTCTTGAATTGAAGATGCTGGTTCAGGCACTCCACAAAGCTGGAATTGGTGTCATTTTCGATGTTGTTTACAATCATACCTATCATACCCGAAGGTCGTACTTCAACCAAACGGTACCCGGATATTATTATCGCCAGAAATCAAACGGCACTTTCTCGAATGCCAGCGGATGTGGAAACGAAATGGCCACCGAACGTGGAATGGTTCATAAATTCATTCTCGATTCGCTCTATTATTGGGCTACCGAATTTCATGCCGATGGATTCCGGTTCGATCTGATGGGAATTTATGATCTGGAAACGATGAATCAGATTAGGGCGCGGATGGATAGCATTTCACCGTCCATTCTTTTGTATGGCGAAGGTTGGACTGCCGATAAAAGTCCGTTAGCTGAAACATGGAGAGCTGTTAAAACAAATGTGTCGAGACTTTATCGTGTCGCTGTTTTTAACGACGATTTCCGTGATGGGTTAAAGGGTAATGGATTTGATCCTAAAAGTAAAGGATTTGTTAGCGGAAAGACCATTCAGGAGGAAAACATTAAGTTTGGTATTGCAGGAGCTTGTTTCCATCCTCAAATTGTATATGGCTATGTTGAGCATTCCAAATCGCCGTGGGCTACCGAACCCTGGCAATGTGTGAATTATGCCTCGTGCCACGATAATTATACTCTGTATGACAAATTGGTTTTAAGTTCTCCGGAAGCGAGTGAGGAAGAAATTAGTCGCATGATTTTGCTGGCTGGAGCTTTGGTGCTTACATCCCAGGGAATTCCATTTTTACATGCCGGAACTGAAATGGCCTACTCGAAACAAGGCGACCACAATTCATACAAATCGGCCGATGAAATTAACCAGATCGATTGGAAACGAAAAAAAACCTATAATCAAATATTTCAGTACTACCAGGCGCTCATCAATTTGCGAAAGACACATCCGGCTTTCCGTATGATTTCTGCCGATCAGATTCGGAAACATCTTATTTTTTCATCAGATTATCAACCAGGAGTCGCCTCATACATGTTGGTGAATCATGCTAACGAAGATAAATGGAGAACCATCTTATTGGTTTTTAATGGAACCCGTCAACCAATTACCTTTAAACTACCTGATCGCATCGCATGGAGGGTTGTAGCTCGTGATACGACCATCAATTTGGAAAGCACTAAATATATTTCAGAAACTGAAATTGAAGTTTCCGGAATTTCGATGCTGATGTTGGTCGAAGATTAA
- a CDS encoding four helix bundle protein, with product MDFKFEKLTIWQKSMDFGESINTVAYKFPREEIFNLSSQIRRAVDSIALNISEGSIGQTNLEFKKFMGYSIRSLAEVVTCLHKAKRREYISEEEFLKHYEFAFNLMNMMVAFKDKIQ from the coding sequence ATGGATTTCAAATTTGAAAAGCTGACCATTTGGCAAAAATCAATGGATTTTGGAGAAAGCATAAATACAGTGGCATACAAATTCCCAAGGGAAGAAATATTTAATCTTTCTTCTCAAATAAGGAGGGCTGTGGATTCAATAGCATTAAATATTTCAGAAGGTTCTATTGGACAAACGAATCTTGAATTCAAAAAGTTTATGGGCTATTCAATTCGCTCACTTGCAGAGGTGGTTACTTGCTTGCATAAAGCAAAAAGACGGGAATATATTTCAGAAGAAGAATTTCTGAAACACTATGAGTTTGCTTTCAATCTGATGAATATGATGGTAGCATTTAAAGATAAGATTCAATGA